In Biomphalaria glabrata chromosome 11, xgBioGlab47.1, whole genome shotgun sequence, the following proteins share a genomic window:
- the LOC106054762 gene encoding uncharacterized protein LOC106054762, protein MQQTKEASLSSLPLEILEHIFSFLHTDDLLQAMSVCTSWKSLILKSSNLWRCQKFTFDCTVRPTKRKKVDMMFCVQTFGHHFQMLTVKCQHPFFHACRKMADQFNLFLTVLNAPELTLFKVSGLRMECTSKIVIKKMCSKLTQMLARNCHLKVFEMPAAHWPTQEGQELLDIVFQKSRNTLETLNIAEYFVSLGGLRSELDWLSAGLTSLTKLTSLSINIFNLTDDLVVALAEARRNELAYLSIWANFVLPIAPHIQQDSWKYLAKACPDMEVELRIVGYVSKAHLSLPALFESIVLPVGKLKMIINKTIPPFPWPLKRMEVVLDHIRIHYGPLLKSFKMEIDNRKKENFDKSLIKLVKDCPRLVYVKVSASYHSCDTVKTMEKIVTERRQPPLTCNDQHDKNI, encoded by the exons ATGCAGCAAACTAAAGAAGCGTCGCTCTCAAGTCTTCCATTGGAAATACTGGAACATATTTTTAGTTTCCTGCACACAGATGATCTTCTACAGGCTATGTCTGTGTGCACAAGTTGGAAGTCTCTAATCTTGAAAAGTTCAAATCTGTGGCGTTGCCAAAAGTTCACCTTTGACTGCACTGTCCGACCCACCAAAAGGAAAAAAGTCGACATGATGTTTTGTGTACAAACTTTCGGACACCATTTTCAAATGCTAACTGTTAAGTGCCAACATCCTTTCTTCCATGCTTGCAGGAAAATGGCGGACCAGTTCAACCTGTTTCTCACAGTTCTTAATGCGCCTGAATTAACCTTGTTCAAAGTTTCAGGTCTACGAATGGAATGCACCAGTAAGATTGTCATCAAAAAAATGTGTAGCAAATTGACGCAAATGTTGGCCAGGAACTGTCATCTGAAGGTCTTTGAGATGCCGGCCGCCCACTGGCCAACCCAAGAGGGTCAGGAGCTCTTGGACATAGTGTTTCAAAAGTCCAGAAACACTCTTGAAACACTGAATATTGCGGAATATTTTGTCTCTCTCGGAGGGTTGCGTTCGGAACTGGACTGGCTTTCGGCCGGACTGACGTCATTGACAAAGCTAACAAGTTTgtctatcaacattttcaacTTGACGGATGATCTGGTTGTCGCCCTTGCGGAGGCCAGAAGAAATGAACTGGCTTATCTCTCTATATGGGCCAACTTTGTATTGCCGATCGCTCCTCATATACAACAAGATAGCTGGAAATATCTG GCGAAAGCTTGTCCCGATATGGAAGTGGAATTAAGGATAGTCGGTTATGTTTCCAAAGCGCATCTGTCTCTTCCCGCCTTGTTTGAGTCAATAGTTCTTCCTGTTGGAAAACTGAAGATGATTATAAATAAGACAATTCCTCCATTTCCATGGCCTTTGAAAAGGATGGAAGTTGTGTTGGATCACATAAGAATCCATTACGG GCCATTACTCAAGAGTTTTAAAATGGAAATCGACAACAGGAAAAAGGAAAACTTTGACAAGTCTTTGATCAAGTTAGTTAAAGACTGTCCTCGTCTGGTCTATGTTaag GTGTCAGCTTCGTACCACTCGTGCGATACAGTCAAGACAATGGAAAAGATAGTCACAGAGAGACGTCAGCCACCTCTCACTTGCAATGATCAACATGACAAAAACATCTAA
- the LOC106054760 gene encoding uncharacterized protein LOC106054760 — translation MSQDGSGIRIIGYVTDPHASLPPLFDSVLPVTKMKILVSQKYCPLPWPLQKMEIVLEHIRQHYWFRLKSLNLSVFNTKKKDFDQTLIKLVKDCPRLINVKILASYHSGDTAKTMERIVTQRRRTHLTSKGGPTKKLRIESQPLDKASQTEDPMKRPPGHHETSPQ, via the exons ATGTCCCAAGATGGAAGTGGAATTAGAATAATCGGTTATGTTACCGATCCGCATGCGTCTCTTCCCCCCTTGTTTGATTCAGTACTTCCAGTCACCAAAATGAAAATACTAGTAAGCCAGAAATATTGTCCGCTTCCGTGGCCTTTACAAAAGATGGAGATTGTGTTGGAACACATAAGACAGCACTACTG GTTTAGGCTCAAGAGTTTGAACCTGTCAGTTTTCAACACAAAGAAGAAGGACTTTGACCAGACATTGATCAAGTTAGTGAAAGATTGTCCACGTCTGATCAACGTTAAG aTTTTAGCATCCTACCACTCTGGCGATACAGCAAAAACAATGGAAAGGATAGTCACACAGAGACGCCGGACACATCTCACTAGCAAGGGCGGACCTACTAAAAAACTCCGCATTGAAAGTCAGCCTCTGGACAAAGCATCTCAAACTGAAGACCCCATGAAACGGCCGCCTGGCCACCATGAAACGTCTCCACAATAA
- the LOC106054761 gene encoding uncharacterized protein LOC106054761 yields the protein MNDADMQTRQEASLSSLPVETLEHIFSFLHRDDLLQAMSVCTTWKSLISSSPNLWCSQAFTFDCALHYSKKNKVDMLFCAQTFGPRFQNLSVKCQHSVLHECSRPADQFKLLLTGFFASSLTSFKVFDLRMYNTSRIVVKQICNKLTQMFAGDCHLKVFEMPIAHWSNLEGQKVLDAVFQNSKNTLETLSIPEYFISETGIPVDMDWFANGLTSLTRLTKLSITLFYLTDELIVSLAHSRRGELAHLTLWTNCVFPISPFIQQDSWIHLTQACPNMKVEFRIVGFVSEPHLSLPPLFDSVLSVSKIKILLSQKCCPHPCPLQNMDIVLDHIRNHYWLTLKSFTLAVLNIRRTNFDQSLIKLIRDCPRLINVKILAAYDSGDTAETIEKIVTERQPLFTSKGGHTKKVCIDSQAMDKACQTEYLLISKSVSTIS from the exons ATGAACGACGCTGACATGCAGACGAGGCAAGAGGCGTCTCTCTCAAGTCTCCCAGTAGAAACACTTGAACATATATTTAGCTTCCTGCACAGAGATGATCTTCTACAGGCCATGTCTGTGTGCACAACCTGGAAGTCTTTAATCTCTAGCAGTCCAAATCTGTGGTGTAGCCAAGCATTCACTTTTGATTGTGCTCTTCACTATTCCAAAAAGAACAAAGTTGACATGTTGTTTTGTGCACAAACCTTTGGGCCTCGTTTTCAAAATCTTTCAGTTAAGTGCCAACATTCTGTCCTGCATGAATGCAGTAGACCGGCTGATCAGTTTAAACTACTCCTTACCGGTTTTTTCGCGTCTTCACTGACTTCCTTCAAAGTCTTCGACCTTCGAATGTACAACACCAGTAGGATAGTCGTCAAACAAATATGTAACAAATTGACTCAAATGTTCGCTGGGGACTGTCATCTAAAGGTCTTTGAGATGCCCATCGCCCACTGGTCAAACTTAGAGGGTCAGAAGGTCTTGGACGCTGTGTTTCAAAATTCAAAAAACACTCTAGAAACACTGAGTATTCCTGAATACTTTATCAGTGAGACTGGCATACCTGTGGACATGGATTGGTTTGCAAATGGGCTGACGTCATTAACAAGGTTAACCAAACTTTCTATCACTCTATTCTATCTTACCGATGAACTTATTGTCTCCCTTGCTCACTCCAGAAGAGGTGAACTGGCACATCTAACTTTGTGGACAAACTGTGTATTTCCGATATCTCCATTTATACAACAGGATAGCTGGATACATCTG ACACAAGCATGTCCAAATATGAAAGTGGAATTCAGGATCGTCGGTTTTGTTTCCGAACCACATTTGTCACTTCCCCCGTTATTTGATTCAGTACTTTCAgtcagcaaaataaaaatactattaaGTCAGAAATGTTGCCCGCATCCGTGTCCTTTACAAAATATGGATATCGTTCTGGACCACATCAGAAATCATTACTG gtTAACACTCAAGAGTTTCACTCTAGCAGTTCTCAACATTAGGAGAACAAACTTTGACCAGTCTTTGATCAAGTTAATTAGGGATTGTCCACGTCTGATCAATGTTAAG ATTCTAGCAGCCTACGACTCTGGCGATACAGCAGAAACAATTGAGAAGATTGTCACCGAGCGCCAGCCACTTTTCACTAGCAAAGGTGGACACACTAAAAAAGTTTGCATTGACAGCCAGGCTATGGACAAAGCCTGTCAAACCGAGTACCTCCTGATTTCAAAAAGCGTCTCAACAATAAGCTGA